One genomic window of Campylobacter fetus subsp. fetus includes the following:
- a CDS encoding DsrE family protein, with the protein MKLAGIFMAIFIASSSIFAYDGNLKKDINVVIFLTKKDNFQSAILQANGIQKSLSSSEKGDIELVMGGSSVEIFAQNDEKSNKIKNDIAKLVDLPNVRVVACRGAMKRANVSQDSLIKGVNTVKAAPREVVDRQLDGYAILNP; encoded by the coding sequence ATGAAGCTTGCTGGTATATTTATGGCGATTTTTATTGCTTCATCTAGCATATTTGCATATGATGGAAATTTGAAAAAAGATATAAATGTTGTGATCTTTTTAACAAAAAAAGATAATTTTCAAAGCGCAATACTCCAAGCCAATGGAATTCAGAAAAGTTTAAGTAGTAGCGAAAAAGGGGATATTGAGCTAGTTATGGGTGGAAGTTCGGTGGAAATTTTTGCACAAAATGATGAGAAATCAAACAAAATAAAAAATGATATTGCAAAGCTCGTAGATCTCCCAAATGTTAGAGTTGTAGCTTGTAGAGGTGCAATGAAAAGAGCTAATGTAAGCCAAGATAGCTTGATCAAAGGCGTAAATACAGTAAAAGCAGCTCCTAGGGAAGTTGTAGATAGACAACTTGATGGTTATGCTATTTTAAATCCTTAA
- a CDS encoding NADH-quinone oxidoreductase subunit B, with product MGIENLVQNDVVLTRLDALFNWGRKNSLWPMIFGTACCAIEFMSAVSSKHDLSRFGAEVMRFSPRQADLMIVAGTISFKQAPILKEIYDQMCEPKWVVSMGACACSGGFYDNYTTLQGIDQIIPVDVYISGCPPRPEAIIDAILAIQDKISNESIKDRHKDYKGLLDA from the coding sequence ATGGGAATAGAAAATTTAGTTCAAAACGATGTTGTTTTAACAAGGCTTGATGCGCTGTTTAATTGGGGTAGAAAAAACTCTCTTTGGCCTATGATATTTGGAACGGCCTGTTGTGCGATAGAATTTATGAGCGCTGTATCTTCAAAGCACGATCTTTCAAGGTTTGGAGCAGAGGTTATGAGATTTTCGCCTAGACAAGCAGATCTTATGATAGTAGCTGGAACCATATCTTTTAAACAAGCTCCTATTCTAAAAGAGATTTATGATCAGATGTGCGAACCAAAATGGGTCGTTAGTATGGGTGCTTGCGCTTGTAGTGGTGGTTTTTACGATAATTATACGACATTGCAAGGTATAGACCAGATAATTCCTGTCGATGTTTATATAAGTGGTTGTCCCCCGCGTCCAGAAGCTATTATCGATGCGATTTTGGCGATACAAGATAAAATTTCTAACGAGTCTATAAAAGACAGGCATAAAGACTATAAAGGATTATTAGATGCTTGA
- a CDS encoding NADH-quinone oxidoreductase subunit A — MSSNLVLSFYLYIFIVCLLIGMFFLTKKIGPSVQNSSKNKSYESGIVNFYGGINSSINVKYYLVAIVFVIFDIEAVFMYPWAVSLRDLGRYGLLVMFVFMAILLVGLFYIYKKKILKWE; from the coding sequence ATGAGCAGCAACCTTGTTTTGAGTTTTTACCTATATATTTTTATAGTCTGTTTGCTTATAGGAATGTTTTTTCTGACAAAAAAGATAGGTCCTAGTGTGCAAAATTCGTCCAAAAATAAAAGTTATGAGAGCGGTATAGTAAATTTCTACGGTGGTATTAATTCTAGTATAAATGTTAAATATTACTTAGTTGCTATAGTGTTTGTAATTTTTGATATAGAAGCTGTATTTATGTATCCATGGGCGGTTAGTTTGCGTGATCTTGGGAGATATGGGCTTTTAGTGATGTTTGTTTTTATGGCAATTTTGCTAGTCGGGTTATTTTATATATATAAAAAGAAGATTTTAAAATGGGAATAG